From Corynebacterium frankenforstense DSM 45800, the proteins below share one genomic window:
- the rpmH gene encoding 50S ribosomal protein L34: MSKGKRTFQPNNRRRAKKHGFRTRMRTRAGRAIVAARRRKGRAKLTA; the protein is encoded by the coding sequence GTGAGCAAGGGCAAGCGGACCTTCCAGCCCAACAACCGCCGCCGCGCCAAGAAGCACGGCTTCCGTACCCGCATGCGCACCCGCGCCGGCCGCGCCATCGTCGCCGCCCGTCGCCGTAAGGGCCGCGCGAAGCTGACGGCCTAA
- the yidD gene encoding membrane protein insertion efficiency factor YidD → MPSVAARAVAASIRFYQKYISPLKMVATCRFQPSCSAYALEAVQTHGAVKGTALALARLAKCGPWHPGGIDPVPPPTPKEP, encoded by the coding sequence GTGCCTAGTGTCGCCGCGCGGGCCGTGGCGGCGTCGATACGCTTCTACCAAAAGTACATCTCACCCCTTAAAATGGTGGCGACCTGCCGTTTTCAGCCCAGCTGCAGCGCCTACGCCCTCGAGGCGGTCCAGACCCACGGAGCGGTCAAAGGCACGGCACTCGCGCTCGCCCGGCTGGCCAAGTGCGGCCCCTGGCACCCCGGCGGCATCGACCCGGTCCCACCTCCGACCCCCAAGGAGCCCTGA
- the rnpA gene encoding ribonuclease P protein component: protein MLPRHLKLTSPAQFTRVIRGGTRAGTKTLVAHLGDPETGPRIATQGGPRFGLVVSKAVGDAVTRHRTSRRLRHICRRLAEDGTVVPGEGVVVRALPAAGTADSQRLERDLRKAVAKARGRGRRQAEGTHGA from the coding sequence GTGCTGCCCCGGCACCTCAAGCTGACGTCCCCCGCGCAGTTCACGCGGGTGATCCGCGGAGGGACCCGGGCCGGAACCAAGACACTGGTCGCCCACCTGGGCGACCCCGAGACCGGGCCCCGGATCGCCACCCAAGGCGGTCCGCGGTTCGGTCTCGTCGTGTCTAAGGCCGTCGGCGACGCCGTCACCCGCCACCGCACCTCGCGCCGGCTGCGCCACATCTGCCGGCGCCTCGCCGAGGACGGCACCGTCGTCCCCGGTGAGGGTGTGGTCGTCCGCGCGCTGCCGGCCGCCGGCACCGCGGACTCGCAGCGTCTGGAACGCGACCTGCGCAAGGCGGTCGCCAAGGCGCGCGGGCGCGGGCGTCGGCAAGCGGAAGGCACCCACGGTGCCTAG